Proteins encoded in a region of the Nitrospinota bacterium genome:
- a CDS encoding outer membrane beta-barrel protein, whose product MDTAKSRSLWLAILLGALLMLPTQSFAQIYVGGYGGVSIPHDADAAITIPGFVGLTGEFEFDPAVIAGARVGYWMEYFDLPWLGVEFDAYWTNPELDRFKTAGLNIAFDDDLIVLSGGVNGLVRYPYGPIQPYAGVGVGVIYADLDRPNDEDVVASLQLMGGVRGFVNDNLALFAEYKWVLTEFEFNDSGESLEVDYTASNIYGGIEWHFGTGGVHQQP is encoded by the coding sequence ATGGATACGGCAAAATCGCGTTCACTATGGTTGGCCATCTTGCTGGGGGCGCTCTTGATGCTCCCAACCCAGAGCTTCGCACAAATCTACGTCGGAGGGTACGGAGGTGTCTCAATACCTCACGATGCCGATGCTGCAATCACGATCCCTGGATTTGTGGGCCTTACGGGGGAGTTCGAATTTGACCCCGCAGTGATTGCGGGCGCGCGAGTTGGTTACTGGATGGAATACTTCGACCTCCCATGGTTAGGCGTGGAATTTGACGCCTACTGGACTAATCCCGAACTCGACCGCTTCAAGACTGCAGGGCTCAACATTGCGTTTGATGACGATCTCATCGTGCTATCCGGCGGTGTAAATGGTCTTGTCCGATACCCGTACGGCCCCATCCAGCCGTACGCCGGGGTTGGGGTAGGAGTGATTTACGCAGATCTCGATAGGCCTAACGATGAAGATGTCGTCGCTTCCCTCCAACTAATGGGTGGCGTGAGGGGATTCGTCAACGACAACCTTGCTCTATTCGCCGAGTACAAATGGGTCTTGACCGAGTTCGAGTTCAATGATTCAGGTGAATCGCTAGAGGTTGATTACACCGCAAGCAACATCTACGGCGGGATCGAGTGGCATTTCGGCACTGGCGGCGTTCATCAGCAGCCATGA